From a single Lewinella sp. LCG006 genomic region:
- a CDS encoding methionine aminotransferase, with product MPTTNFASKLPHTGTSIFSVMSALAKEHQAINLSQGFPNYDPPAELRRLVNTHLERGHNQYAPMPGLPELRKILAAKHLQSSGKTVDFENEITITSGATQAIYCAITTVVRPGDEVILIEPAYDSYRPVVELSGGKVIAYQLEFPDYGIDWEAFARLITDRTRLIVLNTPHNPTGTIWQKKDWEQLEQLLSGTDIFVLSDEVYEQLVYDNQRHYSLLDFPALYERGFATYSFGKTFHSTGWKVGYCLAPDYLTKEFRKIHQFNVFSVNTPVQYALADFLEDPSTYRDLSFFYQQKRDFLLKKLEGLPLRPLPCSGTYFQLFDYRQISHAPDLDFARWLTTEVGVAVIPVSAFRSVESEERVVRICFAKTEEVLTAAAEVLREKLS from the coding sequence ATGCCCACCACTAATTTTGCATCCAAATTACCACATACAGGAACGAGTATCTTTTCGGTGATGTCAGCCTTAGCCAAAGAGCATCAAGCGATTAATTTATCACAAGGGTTTCCAAACTATGACCCACCGGCTGAATTACGTCGTTTGGTGAACACTCATCTAGAGCGTGGGCACAATCAGTATGCTCCAATGCCTGGCTTGCCAGAATTGAGGAAAATACTAGCAGCAAAGCATCTGCAGAGTTCAGGTAAAACTGTTGATTTTGAAAATGAAATCACGATTACTTCTGGTGCAACCCAGGCCATCTATTGTGCAATTACAACCGTAGTACGCCCGGGAGATGAAGTCATTCTTATTGAACCAGCCTACGATAGCTATCGCCCCGTCGTAGAGTTATCTGGTGGAAAAGTGATTGCTTATCAGTTGGAATTTCCAGATTACGGCATCGACTGGGAGGCCTTTGCAAGGCTCATCACTGACCGCACCCGGCTCATTGTTCTCAACACGCCACATAATCCTACGGGTACCATTTGGCAAAAGAAGGATTGGGAACAACTGGAGCAGTTACTATCTGGCACAGACATTTTCGTTCTCAGCGATGAAGTGTATGAACAGCTGGTGTATGATAATCAAAGGCATTATAGCTTGCTTGATTTTCCCGCATTATATGAACGGGGATTTGCTACCTATTCTTTTGGTAAAACTTTCCACTCAACTGGCTGGAAGGTCGGCTATTGTTTGGCGCCAGATTACCTGACAAAGGAGTTTAGAAAGATTCATCAATTCAATGTATTCTCAGTTAATACACCAGTGCAGTATGCTTTGGCAGATTTCTTAGAAGATCCTTCTACTTATAGAGATTTGAGCTTCTTTTATCAACAGAAGCGAGACTTTTTACTCAAAAAATTGGAAGGACTGCCATTGCGACCACTGCCTTGTTCCGGCACCTATTTTCAGCTTTTTGATTACCGCCAAATATCCCATGCGCCAGATCTAGATTTTGCTCGCTGGCTGACGACGGAGGTCGGTGTAGCGGTCATACCCGTTTCTGCTTTCCGCTCTGTAGAAAGTGAAGAGCGGGTTGTAAGGATTTGTTTCGCGAAAACAGAAGAGGTACTTACGGCCGCAGCAGAGGTACTAAGGGAGAAATTATCCTAG
- the speB gene encoding agmatinase, whose protein sequence is MSSINFPESVSLGSVSFDAYSSFMTGPALAPPRILECLYSDSSNYWTERGFNPLEDKRFSNDGPLRFSDYLGIQKAAQQRIQQGKRLLTLGGDHSISYPLMRAHREVYPDFAILQIDAHGDLYDNFMGNPHSHACPFARIMEEGLCDRLVQVGIRTLNPHQRQQADKFGVEQIEMRHFTEKIKDLHFNRPLYISLDMDGIDPAFAPGVSHHEPGGLNVREVLDLLHRINVPIIGADIVEYNPHRDPVGITAALAAKLAKEILELMMNNA, encoded by the coding sequence ATGAGCTCTATAAATTTTCCTGAATCTGTTTCTTTAGGTAGTGTATCTTTTGATGCGTATTCTAGTTTTATGACAGGGCCAGCCTTGGCTCCTCCCAGGATATTAGAATGTTTATACAGTGATTCCAGTAATTACTGGACGGAGCGTGGCTTTAATCCGCTTGAAGACAAACGATTTTCCAATGATGGGCCTCTTCGCTTTTCTGATTATTTGGGTATTCAAAAAGCGGCACAGCAAAGAATTCAACAGGGCAAGCGCTTACTCACACTCGGGGGGGATCATTCTATCAGTTATCCTTTGATGCGAGCTCATCGGGAAGTGTATCCCGACTTTGCCATTTTACAAATTGATGCTCACGGCGATTTGTACGATAATTTTATGGGTAACCCTCATTCCCACGCCTGCCCCTTTGCGCGTATCATGGAAGAAGGACTTTGTGACCGCCTGGTGCAGGTAGGTATCCGAACACTGAATCCGCATCAACGCCAGCAAGCCGATAAATTTGGGGTAGAGCAAATAGAAATGCGGCACTTCACTGAAAAAATAAAAGATCTGCACTTTAATCGCCCTCTTTACATCAGCCTGGACATGGACGGCATTGATCCTGCTTTTGCACCGGGTGTTTCCCACCATGAGCCTGGTGGTCTGAATGTACGAGAGGTACTCGATTTGCTGCACCGTATCAATGTGCCAATTATTGGTGCAGATATAGTAGAATACAACCCTCATCGCGATCCGGTAGGAATTACAGCAGCCTTAGCAGCTAAACTGGCGAAAGAAATCTTGGAACTAATGATGAATAATGCCTAA
- a CDS encoding M12 family metallo-peptidase: protein MKVMQLLCLFIIVTQATLFAQNNNSTLAPAARVQALQTVFASQESTPLFAKERNRTSEIREVERFHILQMDEELSSALHHEAPATLSLELPVEGEEQILLQLVKVDRTIPVVIESATRAPVAVKSAVHYQGIVAGDPNSIVAFSVLEGEVIGLVSSATIGGNWVLGRQPAAPGVERSSTNDYVFYQDREVFQEQTFSCSTPDSGEGYLREELAELVDNSRNLSDCVQIYFEVNFDIYQDKGSIQATVQYVEALFNQVATLYANEQINMTISEVFVWNTPSPYSSTSSGQMLTDFQNQRTSFNGDLAQLLSYQASGGIAVVNGLCHPYTIAKMSYAGIGSTFSQVPTYSWSVMVVAHELGHLLGSQHTHACVWNGNSTAIDGCPGYTEGGCASPGLPTGGGTIMSYCHLSQVGINLSRGFGVQPGNLIRNRVAAATCLSACPTGGGPGNGGGNPPVTSCDQEQLFLRLQLDTYSPETTWTLTNPQGAVVAQGGPYPKTVANQLLIDTLCLPAACYTFQINDAYNDGICCTYGDGSYTLLDGTQQVIAQGGEFPGTESVSFCLPFEEEQDDDCQSINFNDYTIDTYGINQDIGQYSVMDDGQTLYMANNAWKSIAMSYEITRNTVIAFDFKSTRQGEIHGIGFDNNESISYGYTFKVHGTQTWGITNYDNYTGVDWQSYTIPVGEFYVGMADRLFFSTDHDGGTRDGNSWFRNVRIYEGTDCQTGGAQSPGSANLLDNSERSIQVAPNPVVNDQFQLQLDQVGSGDASWQILSITGQVLQEKQLELASSSYQENIEIGTLARGTYLLRWRDEQGEQTVRFAVQ from the coding sequence ATGAAAGTGATGCAACTATTGTGCCTATTTATCATAGTCACACAAGCTACTTTATTTGCCCAAAACAACAATTCTACCCTTGCACCTGCGGCGCGGGTACAAGCATTACAAACCGTTTTTGCTAGCCAGGAATCAACGCCGTTATTTGCTAAAGAAAGGAACCGAACAAGTGAGATTAGAGAAGTTGAACGATTTCACATTTTACAGATGGATGAAGAACTTAGTTCTGCACTCCATCATGAAGCTCCCGCTACATTGAGTCTGGAACTACCGGTAGAGGGGGAAGAACAGATATTACTACAACTCGTAAAAGTAGACCGCACTATTCCTGTGGTCATTGAAAGCGCTACCCGCGCCCCGGTCGCCGTCAAATCGGCGGTTCACTATCAGGGGATTGTAGCGGGTGATCCAAATTCTATCGTTGCATTCAGTGTGCTTGAAGGTGAGGTCATTGGTCTTGTCAGCAGTGCCACCATTGGTGGTAACTGGGTGCTTGGTCGACAACCCGCTGCACCTGGAGTGGAGCGATCATCGACCAATGATTACGTTTTTTATCAGGATCGGGAAGTTTTTCAGGAGCAAACTTTTTCCTGCTCAACACCAGATTCCGGTGAAGGCTACCTACGGGAAGAGTTGGCCGAATTGGTAGATAACAGCCGCAATCTCAGCGATTGTGTCCAAATCTATTTCGAGGTTAACTTTGATATTTATCAAGATAAGGGGAGCATCCAAGCGACGGTACAGTACGTTGAAGCTTTGTTTAATCAAGTAGCAACACTGTACGCCAATGAACAGATCAATATGACGATCTCGGAGGTATTCGTCTGGAATACACCGAGCCCGTATAGCTCTACCAGTAGTGGGCAGATGCTTACGGATTTTCAAAATCAGCGTACCAGCTTTAATGGAGACCTGGCCCAATTGCTCTCCTATCAGGCGAGTGGTGGTATTGCGGTAGTCAATGGGCTTTGCCACCCATACACGATAGCTAAAATGAGCTACGCAGGGATTGGGAGCACGTTCAGTCAGGTGCCTACTTATTCCTGGTCGGTAATGGTCGTAGCGCATGAGTTGGGGCACCTGCTAGGATCACAGCATACCCACGCTTGCGTATGGAACGGCAACAGCACAGCCATTGATGGTTGCCCGGGCTATACCGAAGGAGGCTGCGCCAGCCCTGGTTTGCCTACGGGAGGCGGTACGATTATGTCTTACTGTCATTTGTCTCAGGTAGGCATCAACCTCAGTCGTGGTTTTGGCGTTCAGCCAGGCAATTTGATCCGTAACCGGGTAGCAGCAGCTACTTGTTTGAGCGCTTGTCCTACTGGAGGAGGTCCAGGCAATGGCGGCGGTAATCCGCCAGTAACGAGTTGCGATCAAGAACAACTCTTCCTTCGCCTACAGTTGGATACTTACAGTCCGGAAACTACCTGGACCCTAACCAACCCACAGGGCGCAGTGGTGGCTCAGGGAGGGCCTTATCCTAAGACCGTTGCCAATCAATTGCTCATTGATACGCTGTGTTTGCCAGCGGCTTGCTATACCTTTCAGATCAATGATGCCTACAACGATGGTATTTGCTGTACCTATGGCGATGGCAGTTACACGCTGCTTGATGGCACTCAACAGGTGATTGCGCAAGGTGGAGAATTTCCTGGCACAGAAAGTGTGAGCTTTTGCTTGCCGTTTGAAGAAGAACAGGATGATGATTGCCAGTCGATTAATTTCAATGATTATACCATAGATACTTATGGGATAAATCAAGACATCGGTCAATATTCTGTAATGGATGATGGGCAAACATTGTACATGGCGAACAACGCTTGGAAATCGATTGCCATGAGCTACGAAATCACGAGAAATACAGTCATTGCATTTGATTTCAAATCTACCCGGCAGGGAGAAATTCATGGTATTGGTTTTGACAACAACGAGAGTATTTCTTACGGCTATACCTTCAAGGTACACGGCACCCAAACCTGGGGCATCACTAACTATGACAACTACACTGGAGTCGATTGGCAATCCTATACGATTCCTGTAGGTGAATTTTACGTAGGCATGGCTGATCGGCTCTTTTTTAGTACCGATCACGATGGTGGTACGCGCGATGGCAATTCCTGGTTCCGCAATGTGCGGATTTATGAAGGGACGGACTGTCAAACAGGGGGAGCACAAAGCCCGGGTTCCGCAAATTTGCTCGATAACAGCGAACGCTCTATCCAAGTAGCTCCTAATCCCGTCGTTAATGATCAATTTCAGCTTCAGCTCGACCAGGTTGGTTCTGGCGATGCCAGTTGGCAGATATTATCGATAACGGGGCAAGTATTACAGGAAAAACAACTGGAACTGGCATCGTCTAGCTATCAGGAGAATATTGAAATAGGCACACTAGCCAGGGGGACCTACTTACTACGCTGGCGCGATGAACAAGGAGAACAGACCGTCCGCTTTGCGGTACAGTAA
- a CDS encoding T9SS type A sorting domain-containing protein yields MRNRIILSLLVVIVALGNLLAQHGHLMPTLELTTEMKTELGLTVEQVTSLEQLQQETKAAMTALHERTDLDHEGKRAAAREIHQSTKEQVAEILTEEQLTHLKELHAAQRAERRELMESVDHKAMRAELHEYKKTEIAPVMHAQRLKLEEAISSEDQASLAAIRATLNAAKAAAKEEHREHKAQQGKPGEGHHGAKRGHDRPHHGHGHKFRRLEENHPAEFAALKAMVDKYDTDINRLFEEVKPQQEEWRAAQKAIMERYIPADLRRQEASGLHHEDGNKEHAEHAKLAHKIHFLLKDPHQDDEDEVVETSAVERIAASTYPNPTTNTTILTFELPETMTMRIDLRDENGALVKNIAQEQFRAGQHKVAVDLGDVQNGTYYFTLNSRALKAPQSVKLIVLK; encoded by the coding sequence ATGAGAAATCGAATCATTTTGTCATTGCTAGTGGTGATTGTAGCCCTAGGTAATCTGTTGGCACAGCATGGGCACCTGATGCCTACCCTGGAACTTACCACAGAAATGAAAACCGAATTGGGCCTGACTGTAGAGCAGGTTACCTCCTTGGAGCAATTGCAGCAGGAAACCAAAGCCGCAATGACCGCCCTCCACGAACGTACTGACCTGGATCATGAAGGTAAGCGAGCTGCCGCTCGTGAAATACACCAATCTACAAAAGAGCAGGTTGCCGAAATTCTTACCGAAGAACAATTAACCCACCTCAAAGAACTGCACGCTGCCCAAAGAGCGGAACGCCGGGAACTGATGGAATCAGTAGACCATAAAGCCATGCGGGCGGAACTCCACGAATACAAGAAAACCGAAATCGCGCCAGTAATGCATGCGCAGCGCTTAAAGCTAGAGGAAGCCATTAGCTCGGAAGACCAAGCAAGCCTCGCGGCTATCAGAGCAACATTGAATGCTGCCAAAGCTGCGGCAAAAGAAGAACACCGCGAACACAAAGCCCAACAAGGCAAACCCGGAGAAGGACATCATGGCGCAAAGCGTGGTCATGATCGTCCACATCACGGCCATGGTCATAAGTTCCGCCGACTAGAAGAAAACCACCCCGCAGAGTTTGCTGCTTTAAAAGCAATGGTGGACAAGTACGATACCGATATTAATCGTCTGTTCGAAGAAGTAAAGCCTCAGCAAGAAGAATGGAGAGCAGCCCAAAAGGCAATTATGGAACGCTACATTCCTGCTGATTTGCGCCGTCAAGAGGCATCAGGGCTTCACCATGAAGACGGAAATAAGGAACATGCCGAACACGCCAAACTGGCTCATAAAATCCACTTTCTGCTAAAGGATCCTCACCAGGATGACGAAGATGAGGTAGTGGAAACATCCGCTGTTGAGCGCATTGCCGCAAGTACCTACCCCAACCCAACAACCAACACAACGATTTTAACCTTCGAATTACCAGAAACAATGACCATGCGAATTGATCTGCGCGACGAAAATGGTGCTTTGGTAAAAAATATAGCACAGGAGCAATTCCGTGCTGGCCAGCATAAAGTGGCGGTTGATTTGGGCGATGTGCAAAATGGGACCTATTATTTCACGCTGAATAGCCGAGCATTGAAGGCCCCACAATCCGTAAAGTTGATTGTTTTGAAGTAG
- a CDS encoding RNA polymerase sigma factor has product MTATFYDDVLLAKARKGDTRAFGLLVERHEATVRGIIGGMLGTEEVDDVAQEVFMKFYRALENFQGDAALGTYLGRIAINTSLTAIAKRKKRRWLPWSKLEEYNAAEQADSSQSPDRADLRDTLQAALRQLHEDQRAVVVLRLVEGYSVSETAKMLDVPMGTVASRLSRAQKELQQILKPILKQ; this is encoded by the coding sequence TTGACGGCAACATTTTACGATGATGTACTATTAGCAAAAGCTCGCAAAGGGGATACCCGCGCGTTTGGCTTGCTCGTAGAGCGCCATGAAGCAACCGTGAGAGGTATTATCGGTGGAATGCTTGGTACGGAAGAAGTAGACGATGTTGCTCAGGAAGTATTCATGAAGTTTTACCGGGCACTGGAGAATTTTCAGGGAGATGCTGCACTGGGGACTTACCTCGGACGCATTGCCATCAATACCTCTCTGACCGCTATTGCGAAGCGCAAAAAGCGTCGTTGGCTACCCTGGTCTAAGCTAGAGGAATACAATGCCGCCGAACAAGCCGATAGTTCTCAGTCGCCGGATAGGGCAGATTTGCGAGACACGCTACAAGCAGCTTTGCGGCAACTGCACGAAGATCAACGAGCAGTCGTTGTACTGAGACTCGTAGAAGGGTATTCCGTTTCCGAAACAGCGAAGATGTTAGATGTCCCGATGGGTACGGTAGCATCGCGCTTGTCAAGGGCACAAAAAGAGCTTCAACAAATTTTGAAACCAATTTTAAAACAATAA
- a CDS encoding SulP family inorganic anion transporter, translated as MKKYLNLFDLSQDVNYKLEFLSGLTVAMALIPEAVAFALIAGLSPLTGLYAAFVMGFVTSILGGRPGMISGATGAVAVVIAALAYSHGVEYVFATVVLAGILQATAGFLRLGKLMRLVPHPVIFGFVNGLAIIIFMSQLDQFKDASGAWLTGPALYWFGGLVLLTMLIIWGLPKLSKAVPASLVAILSIFGLVVAFGIDTKTVGDMASIKGGFPPFHLPDVPMNMETLAIIFPYASIVAGVGLIESLLTLNIIDEITETRGRGNKEAVAQGIANILSGVFSGMGGCAMIGQSLINISAGARARMSGIVASVMLLIFIMFGASLIEQLPLAALTGLMIMVAIGTFEWASLRTFTKMPPSDIFVMVLVTLVTAVLHNLALAVLIGVIIAALVFAWDNAKRIRARKHIDENGVKHYEIYGPLFFGSVTVFNEKFDVLNDPDEIIIDFAESRVVDMSAIEALNKLTERYHKVGKRVHLKDLSQDCRRLLANADEIIDVNVLEKSANELPPRPEGMEMV; from the coding sequence ATGAAAAAGTATTTAAACCTGTTCGACCTCTCTCAGGATGTTAATTATAAGCTGGAATTTCTTTCTGGCCTCACTGTAGCCATGGCACTGATTCCAGAGGCTGTAGCTTTTGCTTTAATCGCGGGGCTGTCTCCCCTTACGGGGCTTTACGCAGCCTTTGTCATGGGCTTTGTCACCTCTATCTTAGGTGGCCGGCCAGGGATGATTTCCGGTGCTACCGGAGCTGTAGCGGTAGTCATTGCGGCGCTGGCCTATTCACACGGTGTGGAGTATGTATTTGCCACAGTGGTATTGGCGGGTATCTTGCAAGCAACGGCTGGTTTCCTTCGGTTAGGAAAACTCATGCGACTGGTACCGCATCCTGTCATATTCGGTTTCGTGAACGGCTTGGCCATTATCATCTTTATGTCGCAGTTGGATCAGTTCAAAGACGCCAGCGGTGCCTGGCTTACGGGCCCAGCCCTTTATTGGTTTGGTGGCCTGGTGTTACTCACCATGCTGATCATTTGGGGTTTGCCCAAATTGAGTAAAGCCGTTCCTGCGTCCTTGGTTGCCATTTTGAGCATCTTTGGTTTGGTGGTCGCATTCGGGATCGACACGAAAACCGTCGGAGACATGGCCTCTATCAAAGGGGGATTTCCTCCATTTCATTTGCCTGATGTCCCCATGAATATGGAAACTTTAGCCATCATTTTTCCTTATGCCTCCATCGTGGCCGGCGTAGGACTGATTGAAAGTCTCCTTACCCTCAATATCATTGACGAGATTACCGAAACCCGCGGCCGTGGCAACAAAGAAGCTGTAGCCCAGGGGATAGCAAATATTTTGTCGGGCGTCTTTTCTGGCATGGGAGGCTGTGCCATGATCGGTCAGAGCTTGATCAATATCTCTGCGGGTGCCCGTGCCCGGATGTCGGGTATTGTCGCTTCGGTAATGCTCCTGATCTTCATCATGTTTGGTGCCAGTCTGATCGAACAACTCCCTTTAGCTGCCCTAACGGGGCTTATGATCATGGTGGCCATTGGCACCTTCGAGTGGGCCAGTCTCAGAACCTTCACCAAGATGCCTCCTTCCGATATTTTTGTGATGGTTCTCGTCACGCTTGTGACAGCAGTGCTCCACAATCTGGCCTTGGCCGTTTTGATTGGCGTCATCATTGCTGCCCTGGTCTTTGCCTGGGACAATGCCAAACGTATCCGTGCCCGTAAGCATATTGACGAAAATGGTGTGAAGCACTACGAAATTTACGGCCCGCTTTTCTTTGGTTCCGTTACGGTATTCAACGAAAAATTTGATGTTCTAAATGACCCCGACGAGATCATCATCGATTTTGCCGAAAGCCGCGTTGTAGACATGTCCGCCATCGAAGCGCTTAATAAGCTCACCGAGCGTTACCACAAAGTAGGCAAAAGGGTTCACCTCAAAGACCTCAGCCAGGACTGTCGCCGCCTTTTGGCCAATGCCGACGAGATTATAGATGTGAATGTTTTAGAAAAATCCGCCAATGAACTTCCTCCTCGACCAGAGGGCATGGAAATGGTCTAG
- a CDS encoding response regulator transcription factor, with product MDQHSILLVEDDLNLGFLLMEFLELEGMKVTWRKDAQSAIQELQKQDYDLGVLDITMPGMDGFSLAKHIRNKHPQFPFLFLTARLLKEDKLKGYQLGAEDYLTKPFDEEELLCKIRVILRRSEEATLVQPAAQQFEIGRYLFDYSRQEIKLDSDIRRLTEKESEILLLLCQHRNRILKRDMAVRRIYGKDDYFLGRSFDVFISRLRKILSEDPDVSIENVFKVGFILNVPGLN from the coding sequence ATGGACCAACATAGCATCTTATTGGTGGAAGACGATCTCAATCTGGGTTTTTTATTGATGGAGTTCCTTGAACTGGAAGGTATGAAAGTGACCTGGCGCAAAGATGCCCAATCGGCGATCCAGGAACTGCAAAAGCAAGATTATGATTTGGGGGTGCTGGATATTACCATGCCCGGCATGGACGGTTTTAGTCTCGCCAAGCATATCCGTAACAAACATCCCCAGTTTCCTTTCTTGTTTTTAACCGCTCGCCTCCTCAAAGAAGACAAACTCAAAGGCTACCAGCTAGGTGCCGAAGACTACCTGACCAAGCCTTTCGACGAAGAAGAATTGCTCTGCAAAATCAGAGTGATCTTGCGACGTAGCGAAGAGGCTACCCTCGTTCAGCCAGCAGCGCAACAGTTTGAAATTGGCCGCTATTTATTTGATTATTCCCGACAGGAAATAAAGCTCGACTCGGATATTCGCCGCTTAACGGAAAAGGAAAGCGAAATTCTATTGCTCCTTTGCCAACATCGCAACCGCATCCTGAAACGCGACATGGCCGTCAGGCGCATCTACGGCAAAGACGACTATTTCCTCGGCCGCAGCTTTGACGTTTTTATCAGCCGCTTACGCAAAATATTGAGCGAAGACCCTGATGTTTCTATCGAAAATGTCTTCAAAGTAGGGTTCATCCTCAATGTGCCAGGGCTTAATTGA
- a CDS encoding sensor histidine kinase, with amino-acid sequence MRYATSTYLVLASAVAMAVLIAIQVAWLRQSQQLIEEQFQTNVNTALCSTVQTLAQQEGAQTPFGQACVPSVVECGEELNELIKTDLFAQTLSSTLAGFNINLPYEARVCAKAPDTLQEANAELPPYSCALDPITQTDSHFLNLEFAGRKKYMLNKMGMMTGASFGILLLICLLFFYATYRLLREKKMSDLNREFFNHMAHEFRTPLTNIKLASSLLERKALVPAGKPHLNIIQSEATQLMQQVEQVLYLARLEKNDYLLRKESCDLVELFQSTIVAMNLQVAKQNASIDFTPPAEFPLVQVDSLHLQNALRNLLDNALKYAGEDADIRIALKDIGDRILFSVSDNGPGLSTVQQEQIFTPFYRQQTSRNNCKGFGLGLAYVKRIVDLHKGQINVFSAEGQGTRFEITLPKS; translated from the coding sequence ATGCGATACGCTACCAGTACTTACCTTGTTTTGGCGTCTGCCGTCGCCATGGCCGTGCTGATTGCCATACAGGTGGCTTGGCTTCGTCAGTCGCAACAATTGATCGAAGAACAGTTCCAAACCAATGTCAATACCGCCTTATGTAGTACGGTGCAAACCTTGGCACAACAAGAAGGCGCTCAAACTCCTTTCGGGCAAGCCTGTGTGCCCTCGGTGGTGGAATGCGGAGAAGAATTAAATGAATTGATTAAGACCGATCTTTTTGCGCAAACGCTCTCCTCCACACTCGCTGGATTCAACATCAACCTCCCCTACGAAGCCAGGGTTTGTGCTAAGGCACCAGACACGCTTCAGGAAGCCAACGCCGAACTGCCCCCCTATTCCTGTGCCTTGGATCCAATCACCCAGACCGATAGCCATTTCCTGAATCTGGAATTTGCGGGCCGTAAAAAATACATGCTCAATAAAATGGGCATGATGACGGGGGCTTCATTTGGGATCCTCTTGCTCATCTGCCTTTTGTTTTTTTACGCAACTTACCGCCTCTTGCGGGAGAAGAAGATGAGCGATCTGAACCGCGAATTCTTCAACCACATGGCTCACGAATTTCGTACGCCACTCACCAATATCAAATTGGCCAGCAGTCTTTTGGAGCGCAAAGCCCTGGTACCTGCAGGTAAGCCCCACCTGAACATCATCCAAAGTGAAGCGACCCAACTCATGCAGCAAGTGGAACAAGTCCTCTACCTCGCACGATTAGAAAAAAACGACTACCTCCTGCGCAAAGAATCCTGTGATTTAGTGGAGCTTTTTCAATCTACCATTGTGGCGATGAACCTGCAAGTTGCCAAACAAAATGCAAGTATCGATTTTACGCCTCCAGCTGAATTTCCGCTCGTTCAGGTCGATTCCCTGCATCTGCAAAATGCCTTGCGCAACCTGCTAGACAATGCCCTCAAGTATGCTGGCGAAGATGCCGATATTCGCATAGCACTCAAGGATATTGGCGACCGGATCCTTTTTTCGGTCAGCGATAATGGCCCCGGCTTATCGACGGTGCAGCAGGAGCAAATATTCACCCCTTTTTATCGCCAACAAACATCGCGCAACAATTGCAAAGGTTTTGGTTTGGGCCTCGCCTATGTCAAGCGTATTGTCGACTTACACAAGGGGCAGATCAATGTATTCAGTGCCGAGGGGCAAGGTACACGCTTTGAAATCACCCTGCCAAAATCTTAA